TTTGAAGCGCCGATGGACCCGATGCTGTTCGTCGGGCGGCCGAGGCGCCCCGAGACCGCGCGGCAACTGATCGGACTCGCCGCCATCGTCGAGGAACGCACCTATGATCGCGGGTACGACGTGCGCGAGGCCCGCGTCACCGATATCCGCAAGCATTTCATCGGCGCCAACCTCAAGCGCAGGGCCGCGAAAGAGGCGACCATCGATACCTGCCACCGCCTGGGTTGGGCGCCGGCCGACGACAATGCCGCCGACGCGCTCGCGCTCTGGCACTATCAAGCCTCGATCCTCGATCCGAAGCTCGCGCTGCAGACCTCGCCGCTGTTTCGACGGAGGATCGCATGAGCCTGCGCTATCTCAGCGTCTGTAGCGGAATCGAAGCAGCCACCGTTGCGTGGCACCCGCTCGGATTCATTCCGGTCTGGTTCGCCGAGATCGACCCGTTCGCCCGCGCCGTGCTGCTGCACCATTACCGCAGCGTGCCGAACCGCGGCGACATCATCCGTTTCAGGGAGTGGCCCGATGCAGTTGTCGATGTTCTCGTCGGAGGAACGCCCTGCCAGTCGTTCTCGATCGCAGGACTTCGCGCTGGGCTGGCTGATCCCCGAGGCAACCTCGCGCTCGTCTATCTTGCGATTGCTGAGCGGTATTGGCCCCGCTGGCTGGTCTGGGAGAACGTCACCGGCGTCCTGTCGTCGAACGGAGGACGGGATTTTGGTGCCATCCTCGGAGGCCTGGTCGAACTCGGGTATGGCGTCGCCTACCGAGTGCTTGACGCTCAGTACGTGCGAGTGGACGGATTCCCCTTCGCTGTCCCCCAGCGGCGCCGTCGTGTCATCGTTGTCGGACATCTTGGAGACTGGCGACGTGCCGCAGCGGTACTTTTTGAGCGCGAAAGCCTGTGCTGGGATCATCCGCCGCGCCGCTCGCCGGGGCAAAGAATTGCCCCCACAATTGAAGCACGCGCTGATGCAGGCGGCGCAGGCTGGGGCACCGACTTCCTTGTCGATGGCGGTTTAGTCCCCGAGGTAGCCAATCCGCTGACCGCCCGGATGACGAAGGGCGTCAACACCACCATGGACGAAGGCCCGACGATGGTTGCCTTCAAGCCGTCGCACTTCACGCGCGGCAAGGATGGCGCGCCTTCCGACGTGTTTCCGCCGCTGTCGGCCGATGCCGACAAGGGCGACCAGGACGCGCTCGTCGCCTTCTCCTGCAAGGACTACGGCGCCGATGTGGGCGCCGTTGCGCCGCCGATCCGCGCGATGGACTTCGACAGGAGCCACGCCAACGCCGGCGGCCAGCTCGCCGTCGCCTTCGCCCAGAACCAGCGCAACGAACTGCGCGA
This region of Bradyrhizobium sp. CCGUVB1N3 genomic DNA includes:
- a CDS encoding DNA cytosine methyltransferase, with the translated sequence MSLRYLSVCSGIEAATVAWHPLGFIPVWFAEIDPFARAVLLHHYRSVPNRGDIIRFREWPDAVVDVLVGGTPCQSFSIAGLRAGLADPRGNLALVYLAIAERYWPRWLVWENVTGVLSSNGGRDFGAILGGLVELGYGVAYRVLDAQYVRVDGFPFAVPQRRRRVIVVGHLGDWRRAAAVLFERESLCWDHPPRRSPGQRIAPTIEARADAGGAGWGTDFLVDGGLVPEVANPLTARMTKGVNTTMDEGPTMVAFKPSHFTRGKDGAPSDVFPPLSADADKGDQDALVAFSCKDYGADVGAVAPPIRAMDFDRSHANAGGQLAVAFAQNQRNELRELDVAGAVSSIRRGDAKNETLLAAWKVRRLTPHECERLQGFADDYTLVPYRGGLAADGPRYRALGNSFAVNVMRWIGRRIQLVEGVA